One genomic segment of Propionispora vibrioides includes these proteins:
- a CDS encoding ABC transporter ATP-binding protein translates to MTHAIEARTVKLGYGGKVILPGVDLLLNKPEIISIIGPNGSGKSTLLKALSRLLTPLGGSVLLDGKDIHRLPPREVARLMAILPQAAQAPGDMTVYDLVVYGRLPYKRLFERLTAADEAAILAASSAVGLPDMLYRRLDSLSGGEKQRAWLAMALAQEPHLLLLDEPTTYLDIHHQLELMKLIGRLHRERQLTVLMVLHDLNHAARFSQRLIAVKNGRIFADGPVDEVFTAATLRSLYEVETTVMTLEHGGHSQLVCFAHDSCPVTGA, encoded by the coding sequence ATGACACATGCAATCGAAGCCCGGACGGTCAAGCTTGGCTATGGCGGCAAAGTCATCCTGCCCGGCGTCGATCTGTTGCTTAATAAGCCGGAAATTATTTCGATTATCGGACCTAATGGTTCCGGTAAATCCACGCTATTAAAGGCCTTGAGCCGGCTGCTGACGCCTTTGGGCGGATCGGTGCTGCTCGATGGCAAGGATATTCACCGGCTGCCGCCGCGGGAGGTGGCCAGGCTTATGGCAATTTTGCCCCAGGCGGCACAGGCGCCGGGCGATATGACGGTTTATGATCTGGTGGTCTATGGCCGGCTGCCCTATAAGCGGCTGTTTGAGCGCCTGACGGCCGCCGATGAAGCGGCCATCCTGGCCGCTTCATCGGCGGTGGGGTTGCCGGACATGCTGTACCGGCGGCTGGACAGTTTATCCGGCGGGGAAAAGCAGCGGGCCTGGCTGGCCATGGCCCTGGCCCAGGAGCCGCACCTGCTGCTATTGGATGAACCGACAACCTATCTTGATATTCATCATCAACTGGAATTGATGAAATTGATTGGCCGGCTGCACCGGGAGCGGCAACTGACGGTACTTATGGTGCTCCATGATTTAAACCATGCGGCCCGGTTCAGCCAACGCCTTATTGCCGTTAAGAACGGCCGGATATTTGCCGACGGACCGGTAGACGAGGTGTTTACGGCAGCAACACTGCGGAGCTTGTATGAGGTGGAAACAACGGTTATGACACTGGAGCATGGCGGTCATTCCCAACTGGTTTGTTTTGCCCACGACAGTTGTCCGGTTACGGGTGCCTGA
- a CDS encoding flavodoxin family protein: MKILIVYSSLTGNTRKVAEAVYAVLGSEADLFPVETAPPVDAYDFVAVGFWVDKGTADHKTQEYLKTIRGKEVALFATLGAYPDSEHAAASLKNAAALLGDGNHLAGTFICQGKIDPRLIEQFKKTPGNHPHVVTSERLERYKEAAKHPDDNDLQTAQAVFVRLKEEVSRRLTGLQESEVAGSCGKPD; this comes from the coding sequence GTGAAAATATTAATTGTATATTCCAGTCTGACCGGCAATACCAGGAAAGTGGCCGAAGCCGTTTATGCGGTGCTTGGCAGCGAAGCGGACCTGTTTCCGGTGGAAACGGCGCCGCCAGTGGACGCCTACGATTTTGTAGCCGTTGGTTTTTGGGTAGACAAAGGAACGGCCGACCATAAAACGCAGGAGTATCTAAAAACCATCCGGGGAAAAGAGGTGGCGCTGTTTGCCACGCTGGGAGCCTATCCTGACTCGGAACATGCTGCGGCCAGTCTGAAAAATGCGGCTGCCCTGCTGGGGGACGGCAACCACCTGGCCGGAACCTTTATCTGCCAGGGGAAAATTGATCCCCGTTTGATCGAGCAATTTAAAAAGACGCCGGGCAACCATCCCCATGTGGTTACGTCGGAGCGGCTGGAGCGTTATAAAGAAGCGGCCAAACATCCGGACGATAACGATCTGCAGACCGCCCAGGCCGTCTTTGTCAGGTTGAAAGAGGAAGTAAGCCGACGGCTTACCGGGCTGCAGGAAAGCGAGGTGGCTGGTTCTTGCGGCAAACCCGATTAA
- the hutW gene encoding heme anaerobic degradation radical SAM methyltransferase ChuW/HutW: MRQTRLKHILAAMPPAQYALTVGRDTAEPLAGAFAERRAVQPVAGGRPLKPDDWQTTWQSLLAQKPTPAERVVYIHIPFCRQRCLYCGFFQNYSDEELETAYIDSLIQELQLSRNSRYLGSGAVNAVFIGGGTPSTLAPHNVARLLKAIHANLPLANDCELTLEGRINDLVPPKIEAWLTNGVNRISLGVQSFHTQVRQAVGRLDDTQTILERLKLLAGYNQVAVIVDLIYGLPYQTGEVWADDLTLLQAAPIAGMDLYQLSVFEGGALQQAIRAGRLPAAATTAGQARLFAAAEAELAARNFSRLSICHWGKNNRERNMYNTLTKAGSPVIPFGAGAGGNIGGVSMFLDRNVEKYIGSIARGEKPFTMLLRQAAGTQWQHTVVAQLERGYIDLHELAGQYGSGAWELELLLAIWAERGLVTRDTDVPQLTVAGKFWYKNMTQSLVECLHALRDSGRDGQQTIMVHS, from the coding sequence TTGCGGCAAACCCGATTAAAGCACATTCTGGCGGCCATGCCTCCGGCTCAGTATGCACTTACTGTCGGCCGGGACACCGCTGAACCGCTGGCCGGGGCTTTTGCCGAACGCCGGGCGGTCCAGCCTGTGGCCGGCGGCCGGCCGCTAAAGCCCGATGACTGGCAGACAACCTGGCAGTCGCTGCTGGCGCAAAAGCCAACGCCCGCTGAGCGGGTCGTCTATATTCATATCCCCTTTTGCCGGCAGCGCTGCCTGTACTGCGGCTTTTTTCAGAACTATTCCGATGAGGAATTGGAAACGGCGTACATCGACAGTTTGATTCAGGAGCTGCAACTGAGCCGAAACAGCCGGTATCTGGGCAGTGGTGCTGTGAATGCGGTATTTATCGGCGGCGGTACGCCAAGCACGCTGGCGCCGCATAATGTTGCCCGGCTGCTAAAGGCAATCCACGCGAATCTGCCGTTGGCTAATGATTGCGAGCTGACTTTGGAGGGAAGGATCAACGATTTGGTGCCGCCGAAAATCGAAGCCTGGCTGACGAATGGTGTAAACCGTATATCCCTTGGGGTTCAGTCGTTTCATACCCAGGTAAGGCAGGCGGTTGGCCGGCTGGATGATACGCAAACCATTCTGGAGCGGTTGAAATTGCTGGCAGGCTATAACCAGGTTGCCGTTATCGTGGACTTAATCTATGGATTGCCTTACCAAACCGGTGAAGTTTGGGCTGATGATCTTACACTGCTCCAGGCAGCACCGATTGCCGGGATGGACTTATATCAGTTATCTGTTTTTGAAGGCGGCGCGCTGCAGCAAGCCATCCGTGCCGGCCGTCTGCCGGCGGCGGCCACTACGGCCGGACAGGCCCGGTTGTTTGCCGCGGCGGAAGCCGAACTGGCGGCCCGCAATTTTTCCCGGCTCAGCATCTGCCACTGGGGGAAAAATAACCGGGAGCGCAACATGTACAATACGCTTACCAAGGCCGGCAGTCCTGTCATTCCTTTTGGCGCCGGCGCCGGCGGTAATATCGGCGGTGTAAGCATGTTTTTGGACCGTAATGTGGAAAAGTACATCGGCAGCATTGCCCGGGGAGAAAAACCATTCACCATGCTGCTGCGGCAGGCGGCGGGAACCCAGTGGCAGCATACCGTTGTTGCCCAACTGGAACGGGGGTACATTGATCTTCACGAACTGGCCGGGCAATATGGCAGCGGTGCCTGGGAACTGGAGCTGCTGCTTGCTATCTGGGCAGAACGGGGCTTGGTGACACGGGATACGGACGTTCCGCAACTGACGGTGGCAGGGAAGTTCTGGTATAAAAATATGACCCAATCGCTGGTAGAGTGCTTACACGCCTTGCGGGACAGCGGGCGGGACGGACAACAGACGATCATGGTTCACAGTTAA